In Oncorhynchus clarkii lewisi isolate Uvic-CL-2024 chromosome 16, UVic_Ocla_1.0, whole genome shotgun sequence, one genomic interval encodes:
- the LOC139368685 gene encoding semaphorin-3F-like isoform X1 — protein sequence METTQALLFFLLSLCVYSCHADARTAPRVHLSYKELLETRTARPFSFSFNTSDYRILHMDQDQGRLYLGSREYLVALDMHNINKEPLIIHWPATTQRKGECRMTGKGGQGECANFVRLIEPWNRTHLYTCGTGAYKPICTFINRGWRAEVRTHTCTQTHTQTFLPPYIVLSVQEYLFRLVPGYGDSGKGKCSYDPRQENAAALINGNLYAGVHVDFMGTDPAIFRTLGDRPAVRTEQYDSRWLNEPVFVKIQQIPDSSERNDDKLYFFFREKSLDGAGGASPSVLARVGRVCLNDDGGQRSLVNKWTTFLKARLVCSVIGSDGVETYFDELKDVFIQPTQDLRNPVVYAVFSTAGSVFKGSAVCVYSMSDIRNVFNGPFSHKHGHNYQWTPYTGKIPYPRPGTCPGGTFTPGLRSTKEFSDEAVNFVRAHPLMYHSVYPIHKRPLVVRTGVDYRFTSIVVDLVDAVDGRYEVLFLGTDRGTVQKVIVLPKDTSTTEELTLEEVEVFRNPAPIKTMKLSSKRQQLYVSSEMGLTQVSLHRCGVYGKACSDCCLARDPYCAWDGETCSAFSPSTKRRSRRQDIKHGDPLRQCRGFNAKVEKRLSETVQFGVEGSSTFLECQPRSPQATVKWLYQKPDGRRKVLSRDREVLKTGHGILLKSLSHADGGLYNCLATENNFKHTVARVALRILDREIVEALTSPDGPPEDQNPHHHRHPHHHPPPPPPPPHNLPPQFSSQPEIRLINQYCQSYWQQLNLNLPTKRTSRRHTESQPEPAPGAPSQS from the exons AGCTGTTGGAGACGCGGACGGCACggcccttctccttctccttcaacACCAGTGACTACCGCATCCTGCACATGGACCAGGACCAGGGCCGTCTCTACCTGGGCAGCCGGGAGTACCTGGTGGCCCTGGACATGCACAACATCAACAAGGAGCCCCTCATA ATTCACTGGCCGGCCACTAcccagaggaaaggagagtgtAGAATGACTGGAAAGGGTGGGCAG GGGGAGTGTGCAAACTTTGTGCGTCTGATTGAACCCTGGAATCGCACACACCTATACACCTGTGGCACAGGGGCCTATAAGCCTATCTGCACCTTCATCAACAGAGGATGGAGAGCAGAGGTacggacacacacatgcacacagacacacacacaaacattcctACCTCCATATATTGTCCTCTCTGTGCAGGAGTACCTGTTTAGGCTGGTCCCTGGCTATGGGGACTCAGGGAAAGGGAAATGCTCATATGACCCTCGACAGGAGAACGCTGCGGCCCTTATCA ATGGGAATCTGTATGCAGGGGTCCACGTTGACTTCATGGGCACGGATCCGGCCATCTTTAGAACCCTGGGGGACAGACCTGCTGTCAGGACGGAGCAATATGACTCCCGCTGGCTGAATG AGCCAGTGTTTGTTAAGATCCAGCAGATTCCTGACAGCTCCGAGAGGAATGATGATAAACTCTACTTCTTCTTCCGGGAGAAGAGTCTGGATGGTGCCGGGGGGGCCAGCCCCAGTGTCCTGGCCAGGGTGGGCCGAGTATGCCTG AATGATGATGGGGGTCAGAGGTCACTGGTCAACAAGTGGACGACCTTCCTGAAAGCTCGGCTGGTGTGCTCAGTGATAGGGAGCGATGGTGTGGAGACCTATTTCGACGAGCTGA AGGATGTCTTCATTCAGCCAACACAAGACCTTCGCAATCCTGTCGTGTACGCCGTCTTTTCCACTGCGGG TTCTGTGTTTAAGGGCTCAGCCGTGTGTGTCTACTCTATGTCCGACATCCGCAATGTCTTCAATGGCCCTTTCTCACACAAGCACGGACACAACTACCAGTGGACCCCCTACACTGGAAAGATCCCCTACCCTCGCCCTGGAACA TGTCCAGGAGGAACGTTCACCCCTGGCCTCCGCTCCACCAAGGAGTTTTCGGATGAGGCGGTGAACTTTGTGAGGGCGCACCCCCTCATGTACCACTCTGTCTACCCCATACACAAGAGGCCTCTGGTGGTGCGAACAGGGGTGGACTACCGCTTCACCTCCATCGTGGTGGACCTGGTGGATGCTGTGGACGGGAGGTATGAGGTGCTCTTCCTGGGCACTG ATCGTGGGACAGTCCAAAAGGTGATAGTACTTCCTAAAGACACTAGCACAACGGAAGAGCTCACgttagaggaggtggaggtgttcAGG AATCCAGCTCCTATTAAGACTATGAAGCTATCATCAAAAAGA CAACAGCTGTATGTGTCGTCAGAGATGGGGCTTACCCAGGTGTCCCTGCACAGGTGTGGCGTCTATGGGAAGGCCTGTTCAGACTGCTGTCTGGCCAGAGACCCTTACTGTGCCTGGGATGGGGAGACCTGCTCCGCCTTTAGCCCCTCCACCAAGAG GCGGAGCAGAAGACAGGATATTAAGCATGGAGACCCCTTGCGGCAGTGCAGAGGGTTCAATGCAAAAG TTGAGAAGCGTCTCAGTGAAACAGTGCAGTTTGGGGTGGAGGGGAGTAGCACTTTCCTGGAGTGCCAACCCAGATCTCCACAAGCGACAGTCAAATGGCTCTACCAGAAACCAGACGGCAGGAGGAAAGTG ctGAGccgagacagagaggtgctgaaGACTGGTCACGGCATCCTGCTTAAGTCTTTGAGCCATGCCGACGGGGGGCTGTACAACTGCCTGGCCACCGAGAACAACTTCAAGCACACGGTGGCCCGTGTGGCCCTCCGCATCCTGGACCGGGAGATTGTGGAGGCCCTTACCTCCCCGGACGGCCCCCCGGAGGACCAGAACCCCCATCACCACcgacacccccaccaccaccctccgCCTCCACCACCCCCTCCTCACAACCTGCCCCCGCAGTTCTCCTCCCAGCCGGAGATCCGCCTCATCAACCAGTACTGTCAGTCCTACTGGCAGCAGCTCAACCTCAACCTGCCCACCAAACGCACTAGCAGGAGGCACACTGAGAGCCAGCCAGAGCCAGCCCCGGGGGCCCCTAGCCAGTCCTAa
- the LOC139368685 gene encoding semaphorin-3F-like isoform X3, which produces MKLLETRTARPFSFSFNTSDYRILHMDQDQGRLYLGSREYLVALDMHNINKEPLIIHWPATTQRKGECRMTGKGGQGECANFVRLIEPWNRTHLYTCGTGAYKPICTFINRGWRAEVRTHTCTQTHTQTFLPPYIVLSVQEYLFRLVPGYGDSGKGKCSYDPRQENAAALINGNLYAGVHVDFMGTDPAIFRTLGDRPAVRTEQYDSRWLNEPVFVKIQQIPDSSERNDDKLYFFFREKSLDGAGGASPSVLARVGRVCLNDDGGQRSLVNKWTTFLKARLVCSVIGSDGVETYFDELKDVFIQPTQDLRNPVVYAVFSTAGSVFKGSAVCVYSMSDIRNVFNGPFSHKHGHNYQWTPYTGKIPYPRPGTCPGGTFTPGLRSTKEFSDEAVNFVRAHPLMYHSVYPIHKRPLVVRTGVDYRFTSIVVDLVDAVDGRYEVLFLGTDRGTVQKVIVLPKDTSTTEELTLEEVEVFRNPAPIKTMKLSSKRQQLYVSSEMGLTQVSLHRCGVYGKACSDCCLARDPYCAWDGETCSAFSPSTKRRSRRQDIKHGDPLRQCRGFNAKVEKRLSETVQFGVEGSSTFLECQPRSPQATVKWLYQKPDGRRKVLSRDREVLKTGHGILLKSLSHADGGLYNCLATENNFKHTVARVALRILDREIVEALTSPDGPPEDQNPHHHRHPHHHPPPPPPPPHNLPPQFSSQPEIRLINQYCQSYWQQLNLNLPTKRTSRRHTESQPEPAPGAPSQS; this is translated from the exons AGCTGTTGGAGACGCGGACGGCACggcccttctccttctccttcaacACCAGTGACTACCGCATCCTGCACATGGACCAGGACCAGGGCCGTCTCTACCTGGGCAGCCGGGAGTACCTGGTGGCCCTGGACATGCACAACATCAACAAGGAGCCCCTCATA ATTCACTGGCCGGCCACTAcccagaggaaaggagagtgtAGAATGACTGGAAAGGGTGGGCAG GGGGAGTGTGCAAACTTTGTGCGTCTGATTGAACCCTGGAATCGCACACACCTATACACCTGTGGCACAGGGGCCTATAAGCCTATCTGCACCTTCATCAACAGAGGATGGAGAGCAGAGGTacggacacacacatgcacacagacacacacacaaacattcctACCTCCATATATTGTCCTCTCTGTGCAGGAGTACCTGTTTAGGCTGGTCCCTGGCTATGGGGACTCAGGGAAAGGGAAATGCTCATATGACCCTCGACAGGAGAACGCTGCGGCCCTTATCA ATGGGAATCTGTATGCAGGGGTCCACGTTGACTTCATGGGCACGGATCCGGCCATCTTTAGAACCCTGGGGGACAGACCTGCTGTCAGGACGGAGCAATATGACTCCCGCTGGCTGAATG AGCCAGTGTTTGTTAAGATCCAGCAGATTCCTGACAGCTCCGAGAGGAATGATGATAAACTCTACTTCTTCTTCCGGGAGAAGAGTCTGGATGGTGCCGGGGGGGCCAGCCCCAGTGTCCTGGCCAGGGTGGGCCGAGTATGCCTG AATGATGATGGGGGTCAGAGGTCACTGGTCAACAAGTGGACGACCTTCCTGAAAGCTCGGCTGGTGTGCTCAGTGATAGGGAGCGATGGTGTGGAGACCTATTTCGACGAGCTGA AGGATGTCTTCATTCAGCCAACACAAGACCTTCGCAATCCTGTCGTGTACGCCGTCTTTTCCACTGCGGG TTCTGTGTTTAAGGGCTCAGCCGTGTGTGTCTACTCTATGTCCGACATCCGCAATGTCTTCAATGGCCCTTTCTCACACAAGCACGGACACAACTACCAGTGGACCCCCTACACTGGAAAGATCCCCTACCCTCGCCCTGGAACA TGTCCAGGAGGAACGTTCACCCCTGGCCTCCGCTCCACCAAGGAGTTTTCGGATGAGGCGGTGAACTTTGTGAGGGCGCACCCCCTCATGTACCACTCTGTCTACCCCATACACAAGAGGCCTCTGGTGGTGCGAACAGGGGTGGACTACCGCTTCACCTCCATCGTGGTGGACCTGGTGGATGCTGTGGACGGGAGGTATGAGGTGCTCTTCCTGGGCACTG ATCGTGGGACAGTCCAAAAGGTGATAGTACTTCCTAAAGACACTAGCACAACGGAAGAGCTCACgttagaggaggtggaggtgttcAGG AATCCAGCTCCTATTAAGACTATGAAGCTATCATCAAAAAGA CAACAGCTGTATGTGTCGTCAGAGATGGGGCTTACCCAGGTGTCCCTGCACAGGTGTGGCGTCTATGGGAAGGCCTGTTCAGACTGCTGTCTGGCCAGAGACCCTTACTGTGCCTGGGATGGGGAGACCTGCTCCGCCTTTAGCCCCTCCACCAAGAG GCGGAGCAGAAGACAGGATATTAAGCATGGAGACCCCTTGCGGCAGTGCAGAGGGTTCAATGCAAAAG TTGAGAAGCGTCTCAGTGAAACAGTGCAGTTTGGGGTGGAGGGGAGTAGCACTTTCCTGGAGTGCCAACCCAGATCTCCACAAGCGACAGTCAAATGGCTCTACCAGAAACCAGACGGCAGGAGGAAAGTG ctGAGccgagacagagaggtgctgaaGACTGGTCACGGCATCCTGCTTAAGTCTTTGAGCCATGCCGACGGGGGGCTGTACAACTGCCTGGCCACCGAGAACAACTTCAAGCACACGGTGGCCCGTGTGGCCCTCCGCATCCTGGACCGGGAGATTGTGGAGGCCCTTACCTCCCCGGACGGCCCCCCGGAGGACCAGAACCCCCATCACCACcgacacccccaccaccaccctccgCCTCCACCACCCCCTCCTCACAACCTGCCCCCGCAGTTCTCCTCCCAGCCGGAGATCCGCCTCATCAACCAGTACTGTCAGTCCTACTGGCAGCAGCTCAACCTCAACCTGCCCACCAAACGCACTAGCAGGAGGCACACTGAGAGCCAGCCAGAGCCAGCCCCGGGGGCCCCTAGCCAGTCCTAa
- the LOC139368685 gene encoding semaphorin-3F-like isoform X2 has translation METTQALLFFLLSLCVYSCHADARTAPRVHLSYKELLETRTARPFSFSFNTSDYRILHMDQDQGRLYLGSREYLVALDMHNINKEPLIIHWPATTQRKGECRMTGKGGQGECANFVRLIEPWNRTHLYTCGTGAYKPICTFINRGWRAEEYLFRLVPGYGDSGKGKCSYDPRQENAAALINGNLYAGVHVDFMGTDPAIFRTLGDRPAVRTEQYDSRWLNEPVFVKIQQIPDSSERNDDKLYFFFREKSLDGAGGASPSVLARVGRVCLNDDGGQRSLVNKWTTFLKARLVCSVIGSDGVETYFDELKDVFIQPTQDLRNPVVYAVFSTAGSVFKGSAVCVYSMSDIRNVFNGPFSHKHGHNYQWTPYTGKIPYPRPGTCPGGTFTPGLRSTKEFSDEAVNFVRAHPLMYHSVYPIHKRPLVVRTGVDYRFTSIVVDLVDAVDGRYEVLFLGTDRGTVQKVIVLPKDTSTTEELTLEEVEVFRNPAPIKTMKLSSKRQQLYVSSEMGLTQVSLHRCGVYGKACSDCCLARDPYCAWDGETCSAFSPSTKRRSRRQDIKHGDPLRQCRGFNAKVEKRLSETVQFGVEGSSTFLECQPRSPQATVKWLYQKPDGRRKVLSRDREVLKTGHGILLKSLSHADGGLYNCLATENNFKHTVARVALRILDREIVEALTSPDGPPEDQNPHHHRHPHHHPPPPPPPPHNLPPQFSSQPEIRLINQYCQSYWQQLNLNLPTKRTSRRHTESQPEPAPGAPSQS, from the exons AGCTGTTGGAGACGCGGACGGCACggcccttctccttctccttcaacACCAGTGACTACCGCATCCTGCACATGGACCAGGACCAGGGCCGTCTCTACCTGGGCAGCCGGGAGTACCTGGTGGCCCTGGACATGCACAACATCAACAAGGAGCCCCTCATA ATTCACTGGCCGGCCACTAcccagaggaaaggagagtgtAGAATGACTGGAAAGGGTGGGCAG GGGGAGTGTGCAAACTTTGTGCGTCTGATTGAACCCTGGAATCGCACACACCTATACACCTGTGGCACAGGGGCCTATAAGCCTATCTGCACCTTCATCAACAGAGGATGGAGAGCAGAG GAGTACCTGTTTAGGCTGGTCCCTGGCTATGGGGACTCAGGGAAAGGGAAATGCTCATATGACCCTCGACAGGAGAACGCTGCGGCCCTTATCA ATGGGAATCTGTATGCAGGGGTCCACGTTGACTTCATGGGCACGGATCCGGCCATCTTTAGAACCCTGGGGGACAGACCTGCTGTCAGGACGGAGCAATATGACTCCCGCTGGCTGAATG AGCCAGTGTTTGTTAAGATCCAGCAGATTCCTGACAGCTCCGAGAGGAATGATGATAAACTCTACTTCTTCTTCCGGGAGAAGAGTCTGGATGGTGCCGGGGGGGCCAGCCCCAGTGTCCTGGCCAGGGTGGGCCGAGTATGCCTG AATGATGATGGGGGTCAGAGGTCACTGGTCAACAAGTGGACGACCTTCCTGAAAGCTCGGCTGGTGTGCTCAGTGATAGGGAGCGATGGTGTGGAGACCTATTTCGACGAGCTGA AGGATGTCTTCATTCAGCCAACACAAGACCTTCGCAATCCTGTCGTGTACGCCGTCTTTTCCACTGCGGG TTCTGTGTTTAAGGGCTCAGCCGTGTGTGTCTACTCTATGTCCGACATCCGCAATGTCTTCAATGGCCCTTTCTCACACAAGCACGGACACAACTACCAGTGGACCCCCTACACTGGAAAGATCCCCTACCCTCGCCCTGGAACA TGTCCAGGAGGAACGTTCACCCCTGGCCTCCGCTCCACCAAGGAGTTTTCGGATGAGGCGGTGAACTTTGTGAGGGCGCACCCCCTCATGTACCACTCTGTCTACCCCATACACAAGAGGCCTCTGGTGGTGCGAACAGGGGTGGACTACCGCTTCACCTCCATCGTGGTGGACCTGGTGGATGCTGTGGACGGGAGGTATGAGGTGCTCTTCCTGGGCACTG ATCGTGGGACAGTCCAAAAGGTGATAGTACTTCCTAAAGACACTAGCACAACGGAAGAGCTCACgttagaggaggtggaggtgttcAGG AATCCAGCTCCTATTAAGACTATGAAGCTATCATCAAAAAGA CAACAGCTGTATGTGTCGTCAGAGATGGGGCTTACCCAGGTGTCCCTGCACAGGTGTGGCGTCTATGGGAAGGCCTGTTCAGACTGCTGTCTGGCCAGAGACCCTTACTGTGCCTGGGATGGGGAGACCTGCTCCGCCTTTAGCCCCTCCACCAAGAG GCGGAGCAGAAGACAGGATATTAAGCATGGAGACCCCTTGCGGCAGTGCAGAGGGTTCAATGCAAAAG TTGAGAAGCGTCTCAGTGAAACAGTGCAGTTTGGGGTGGAGGGGAGTAGCACTTTCCTGGAGTGCCAACCCAGATCTCCACAAGCGACAGTCAAATGGCTCTACCAGAAACCAGACGGCAGGAGGAAAGTG ctGAGccgagacagagaggtgctgaaGACTGGTCACGGCATCCTGCTTAAGTCTTTGAGCCATGCCGACGGGGGGCTGTACAACTGCCTGGCCACCGAGAACAACTTCAAGCACACGGTGGCCCGTGTGGCCCTCCGCATCCTGGACCGGGAGATTGTGGAGGCCCTTACCTCCCCGGACGGCCCCCCGGAGGACCAGAACCCCCATCACCACcgacacccccaccaccaccctccgCCTCCACCACCCCCTCCTCACAACCTGCCCCCGCAGTTCTCCTCCCAGCCGGAGATCCGCCTCATCAACCAGTACTGTCAGTCCTACTGGCAGCAGCTCAACCTCAACCTGCCCACCAAACGCACTAGCAGGAGGCACACTGAGAGCCAGCCAGAGCCAGCCCCGGGGGCCCCTAGCCAGTCCTAa